From Phragmites australis chromosome 5, lpPhrAust1.1, whole genome shotgun sequence, a single genomic window includes:
- the LOC133919804 gene encoding uncharacterized protein LOC133919804, producing MLLLFRQPVLSVPALSPFPSPSTSRFRPLPCTTSSTSASTAASENDTATATPSSSFSVEEYLVTRCNLYPNVASRVAPELSAIKSPSKPDAVLAFLASALELSPPLIAVAVARDPTILTCSVPRTLAPRADELRALGFTTFQMGLLVARCGAAVFRSRALPEKIQFWLPYLRGRVDKLVVTLKGNPGLLTADLRTARSTIALLQEEGTLTDDDVGWFAASYCSKLLVASPEEVDAVLARADEFGVPRRTRPFKDAIVAAFSATPERLAWKVAFFRDELGWTEAQVKMAAAKMPTLLTVSAERLRRNWEFLTKEVEMDAERVANFPALLRYDLEGRLVPRFQVMRVLQVRRLWRGRDFNNIAAITEEDFVAKFIRPFLVKVPNLAKIYAAAVAKKDAQ from the coding sequence ATGCTCCTCCTCTTCAGACAACCTGTCCTCTCCGTCCCGGCCCTGTCGcccttcccctccccctccacctCGCGCTTCCGCCCCCTCCCCTGCACCACCTCCTCCACATCTGCTTCCACAGCCGCATCCGAAAAcgacaccgccaccgccacgccctcctcctccttctcggtGGAAGAGTACCTCGTGACCAGGTGCAACCTCTACCCCAACGTGGCCTCCCGCGTGGCGCCGGAGCTCTCGGCCATCAAGTCCCCCTCCAAGCCCGACGCCGTTCTGGCCTTCCTCGCCTCCGCGCTCGAGCTCTCCCCGCCGCTCATCGCTGTCGCCGTCGCGCGCGACCCGACGATACTCACCTGCAGCGTGCCAAGGACGCTCGCGCCCCGCGCGGACGAGCTCCGCGCGCTCGGGTTCACCACCTTCCAGATGGGCCTGCTCGTCGCGCGCTGCGGTGCTGCCGTCTTCCGCTCCCGTGCGCTCCCGGAAAAGATCCAGTTCTGGCTTCCCTACCTTAGGGGCCGCGTCGACAAGCTCGTCGTCACGCTCAAGGGCAACCCTGGCCTCCTCACCGCCGACCTCCGGACGGCCAGGTCCACCATCGCGCTGCTCCAGGAGGAGGGCACCCTCACTGACGATGACGTTGGCTGGTTCGCCGCCTCCTACTGCTCCAAGCTGCTCGTCGCGAGCCCGGAAGAGGTAGACGCCGTCCTGGCCCGAGCCGACGAGTTCGGCGTGCCGCGCAGGACGCGGCCGTTCAAGGACGCGATCGTCGCTGCGTTTAGCGCGACGCCGGAGAGGCTCGCCTGGAAGGTGGCGTTCTTCAGGGACGAGCTCGGGTGGACGGAGGCGCAGGTGAAGATGGCGGCGGCCAAGATGCCGACGCTGCTGACGGTCTCCGCGGAGCGGCTCCGGAGGAACTGGGAGTTCCTGACCAAGGAGGTCGAGATGGACGCGGAGCGCGTTGCCAACTTCCCGGCGCTGCTCAGGTACGACCTGGAGGGCCGGCTCGTGCCGCGGTTCCAGGTGATGAGGGTGCTGCAGGTGCGGCGGCTGTGGCGCGGTAGGGATTTCAACAACATTGCCGCCATCACGGAGGAGGACTTCGTGGCCAAGTTTATCAGGCCGTTCTTGGTCAAAGTCCCAAACTTGGCAAAGATTTACGCGGCCGCCGTCGCCAAGAAGGATGCTCAGTAG